The genomic stretch TTGAATCTGGCGAATGAGTGCTCAAAATAACATAAACTCATATTGCGAATCGAAGATATTTACTTGTAAGCTTTAATTTTTAAAGCAAAATACTTATAATATTAATTAGAAAGACAGGTTAATTTAAATTCAGATACATAGGAGGTTTTAGAATGCAAGACTTTACTTTTCAATGCCCTACAAAGATTATATTCGGAAGGAATACGGAAAACCAGGTGGGAAAAGAAGTTAAAAAATACGGAAGCAGAATACTCCTTCATTATGGCGGAGGCAGCATTAAAAGGACCGGATTATATGATAGAATTATCAAATCGCTTAAGGCTGAAGGTATAGAAGTTATGGAGCTTTCAGGCGTTAAACCAAACCCGAGGCTCAGTATGGTGCATGAGGGAATTAAGATATGCCGTGAAAACAAAATAAACTTTATATTGGCCGTAGGCGGTGGAAGTGCCATCGATTCTGCAAAGGCGATCGCCCTTGGAGTTCCCTACGACGGAGATGTATGGGATTTTTATGTTGGAAAAGCTAAACCCCGCAAGGTTCTGCCCCTTGGAGTCGTCCTGACTCTTCCCGCCACAGGAAGTGAAGCCAGCGCATCATCGGTTATAACAAATGAAGACGGGTGGTATAAAAAAGGTTTAGGGAGCGACTTGAATCGCCCTAAATTTTCAATAATGAATCCGGAGCTTACGTTTACACTGCCGGCGTTTCAAACATTCAGCGGTATTTCAGATATAATGGCTCACGTTCAGGAAAGGTATTTTACAAATACAGAGCATGTTGAACTAACAGACAGGTTATCGGAGGCAACACTTAAAACGGTTATAAACAACGCAAAAATATTGCTGAATGATCCTAAAAATTACGATGCAAGGGCTGAAATAATGTGGGCGGGTACGATTGCCCATAACGGCCTTTTAGGAACAGGAAGAGAAGAAGACTGGGCTTCTCACAGAATAGAGCACGAGCTCAGCGGCATATATGATGTAACCCATGGAGCCGGTCTTGCAGTTGTATTCCCTGCATGGATGAAATACGTATATAAACATGATGTAGAGCGTTTTGCAAAATACGCGGTAAGAGTTTGGGATGTAGAACCTGATTTTGATAACATCGAAAATACGGTTCTGGAAGGCATAAGAAGGTATCAAAGCTTCTTAAAATCAGTGGGCCTTCCGACAACATTGAAAGAGCTTAACGTTCCATATGACAGGTTCGATGAGATGGCTGAAAAATGCACTCAATTCGGTCCCGT from Clostridiales bacterium encodes the following:
- a CDS encoding iron-containing alcohol dehydrogenase, with the translated sequence MQDFTFQCPTKIIFGRNTENQVGKEVKKYGSRILLHYGGGSIKRTGLYDRIIKSLKAEGIEVMELSGVKPNPRLSMVHEGIKICRENKINFILAVGGGSAIDSAKAIALGVPYDGDVWDFYVGKAKPRKVLPLGVVLTLPATGSEASASSVITNEDGWYKKGLGSDLNRPKFSIMNPELTFTLPAFQTFSGISDIMAHVQERYFTNTEHVELTDRLSEATLKTVINNAKILLNDPKNYDARAEIMWAGTIAHNGLLGTGREEDWASHRIEHELSGIYDVTHGAGLAVVFPAWMKYVYKHDVERFAKYAVRVWDVEPDFDNIENTVLEGIRRYQSFLKSVGLPTTLKELNVPYDRFDEMAEKCTQFGPVGGFIKVHKEDVINILNIAR